In the genome of Dyadobacter fermentans DSM 18053, the window CCTCGCGGACCTTATCGAAATTGATCGTGCGGAGGAAAAAATAGCCGCTGATGATGTCGTGAATGTTGTTCGGGACATTGTAGGTCTTGCGCTCGTCCTTGATATTCGACACCGCCTGGTCTTTGCTGTGGTTGAAATACACCGTTTCTTCCTTGCGGTATTTGTTCTCCTGAATTTGCCGCTCAAACATGTGCGGAAGAATGGCCGTAGTGTCGATGTACGACCGCCACGTGTCGCGGACGCGCGAAATGAGGTCGAATGCGCCTACCGTGCGGCCGACTACGTTCACGCGGTAGCACGGACGGTTGTTGATCATCGAAACGGCTTTGCCCACCTCCACTTTGGCCTCGGCTGCATTGATGAACCCGTAATGCACGCGGTATTCGACGCGCTCACCGGTCCCGAAACTTTTATTGTGAACAACGCGGTCCATTTCCGCACTTTCGTCGAACTGGCGGAAGGAAAACAGCAATGCGAATGTCGAAATGGCTAATAGTAATGTGTACGATCTTTTCATGCTAATCAATCATTACAGGGAAGGGTATTTGCCCTTTAAATAGTTCAAGTATTTTTTTAAATCCTTCCCAAACTTCTGTTCAAATTCCTGCCTGAAAGTGTCCTGTTTCGACTTATAGGTCAGGTAGCTGATAAAGTAAGCATTATTGGGAAGTTTTCCGTCGGGCCAGCGGCTTTTGTTTGTTAACGTGCGCTTGCCTGAAAGAAGTGTGTCCGTGTCATTTACGATATCAGTAATCAACTTGGTTTTCAATGAATCCCGGTGAGCGTCCGGCGTGGGATCAGGGCCGAATGTCTTATAAAGACTATCCAAACGCCCCGCACCCCTAAGCATGTGCTGCGAATAGGCGTCATTATAACGTTTCGAATACTCATACTGCCGCATTTGCTCGGATTCCGCGCCGTATTTGTATTTCAAAAACCGTATAGCGCCCTGATCGCCTACAAAGCTGGCCAGGTTTTCATTGAGTTCCAGGTTGTTTTTCACAAAAAGCGTACCATGTGTAAGCTCGTGCAATATGAGGTTGGCAAGACTGCCATCACGCCGCCGGAGCATGCTGGAAAGGATCGGATCTTTGAGATAACCCAATGTAGACCATGCGGATACCTCGCCGATGTCTGTATCTAATCCCTTGTCGATCAGTGCCTTTTCTTCCGCTACGGCGCGGGTGGAATCGAAGTAACCTTTGTATGGAAAAGTGCCTACAATGGGGAAATGCCACTGATGCGGCTGCACCTTATATCTTTCGGAAGCGGTGATGAGCCAGATAAGCGGCCGGCCGTGCTGATTGTAGAACGTGGTATAATTATCAGACGGTGTCAGTCCGAGCGAGTCCACACCAAATTTCTTGATCTCCTGAATGAGCCGGATTCTCGCTTTGAGGGAGTCGGGGAACGATTCGTCGCTCAGCACGTCGGGCACGTCCTCCACTTGCATCAGTATGCCAATCTGTCCTTTGGCTTGTAAAAAAGCATAGGTTAGCACTTCCCTTTGCCAAACGCCCAGCAACACGACGATAACCAGCAGGGCAAGCAATATTTTTTTGATCACAATTTCTTTTTTTAATAAGCAAGCAGCCGGTACAATGCAGTAAATACCGGGTGCAAAATTAGGTATTCGACAATTATTTAAACGCTGAAAATCATCCCTCTCGTGCCATTTGATAATCCGGTACGACCGCTTGGGTATTGCTATTTATTTAACTCGATTACAAACGCCTTAAAATGCGAAAATTTCGGGAAAAATTAAGTTTTTAGCGAAAATGCGGGTTGTTGTTTTATCTGAAATTAGCTATTTTTACAAAACAATAAAGACCCATTTACGAGCGGTTTTTGTCCTGCAAAAGCCGCTTTTTTATGTACCAACCAAATTACTGTTACCATTTTTATGGCACAAGCAACAACAGATAAAGACAACAAACTAAAAGCGTTACAGACCACGCTCGAAAAGCTCGACAAGACTTACGGAAAAGGTACTGTGATGCGTCTGAGCGACACCAAAGTATTAGATATTCCGGTGATTTCGACCGGTTCACTGGGTCTTGACCTTGCGCTCGGCGTGGGCGGCGTTCCGCGCGGCCGTATCGTGGAGATCTACGGACCTGAATCGTCGGGTAAAACCACCTTGTCGATGCACTGCATTGCCGAGGCGCAGAAAAAAGGCGGCCTGGCGGCATTCATCGACGCCGAGCACGCATTCGACAGAACTTACGCGGAGAAGCTCGGTATTGATACCAGCAACCTCCTTATTTCACAGCCCGACAGCGGTGAGCAGGCGCTCGAAATCGCAGAGCACCTCATCAGCTCCGGAGCGGTGGACATTATCGTGATCGACTCCGTGGCGGCATTGGTACCGCGCGCCGAGCTTGAAGGTGAAATGGGCGAAAGCAAAATGGGTTTGCAGGCACGTTTGATGTCCCAGGCGCTGCGTAAACTCACCGGGGTGATCAACAAAACAGGATGCTGCTGTATCTTCATCAACCAGCTTCGCGAGAAGATCGGGGTGATGTTCGGTAACCCTGAAACCACAACTGGTGGTAATGCATTGAAATACTACGCATCCGTGCGTCTCGATATCCGTCGCGTAGGTCAGATCAAGGAAAGCGCCGACGCGATCCTCGGGAACCGTACCCGCGTGAAAGTGGTGAAAAACAAAGTCGCGCCGCCATTCAAAGTGGTGGAATTCGATATCATGTACGGAGAAGGCGTTTCCAAAGTAGGGGAGATCATCGACCTTGCCGTTGAGCTTGAAATCGTGAAGAAATCGGGTTCATGGTTCAGCTACGAAGGCAACCGCCTCGGACAGGGCCGCGATGCCGTGAAAGCGCTGATCAAGGACAATCCTGAGCTGATGGAAGAGCTGGAAGGCAAAATCCGCGGCCTGGTCAACAACGATCCCGATTCACTGATCGACACCAGCGAGCCTAATGTTGCCGACGACGGATCACCGGAATAAGCATTCAAGCGAGACCATAAAAAATGCCCTGTTTTCAGCAGGGCATTTTTGTTGGGTATTGGTTTCAAAATAATGGGCCGCTTAAAAAGGCTTACGGTCATCATCGTCGTCTTCATCGAAATCATAATCTTCATCGCCGGGGCCGGAGAACATGCTGCTCACCAGGTCCTGAAACTTCATACCCTGGTCGAGGGCCTGCTTGCCCACAAGCGAAAACTCCGCCATGCCGTGCAATGCGAATTCCATCATAAACAATTTCTCTTCGGGGTCGCCGTAAGCGGAGAGCATGTCCACGAAATCGTCCAGGCCGTCTATGGTTTTCAGGCGCGCGATGTATTCGCGATCGGTCATGTCGGCGGGCATTTCCATTTCGTTGCCGGCGCCAAACCATTCCACCACTTTCGCGTAAGGATTGATCTTGCTTTTCTTGCTTTTTTCGGGGTCGGGGAAGAAGTTGAGGAACTGCGTGCGGATCGCTTTGCCGATCAGGTTCTGTGCCACGATTACCGGGCCTTCCACCTCACCTTCATACACCAGCTCCACCTTGCCGCAAATCGCAGAAACGACGCCGTAAAGGTCTGAAATGCGCACATAAGTCGAATCTTCGGCATTGATAAGCGCTCTGCGTTCGGCGGTGCTCAAAAGACTTTCGTAAGCTGAGATCGTCAAGCGCGCCGAAACACCGCTTTTTGCATCCACATATTCGCTTTCACGCGCTTCGAATGCGATCTGCTCGATGAGCGTTTTCACGAGCTCATTCACGCGTACGAGGCCCACTTGCTCGGGCTTCACAATCGCTTCCTGCTCAGTAATGCGCTTGCCTGTCTCGATTGTTTTCGGATAGTGCGTCACGATCTGGCTCTCGATCCGGTCTTTCAGCGGTGTTACAATGCTTCCGCGGTTGGTATAATCCTCCGGGTTGGCAGTAAACACAAACTGAATATCGAGCGGCAGCCGCAGCTTGAAACCACGGATCTGAATATCGCCTTCCTGTAAGATATTGAACAATGCCACCTGGATACGCGCCTGCAAATCGGGCAGCTCGTTGATCACGAAAATGCCGCGGTGGGAGCGGGGAATGAGCCCGAAATGGATCACGCGTTCGTCGGAATAGGGCAATTTCAGCGTTGCTGCCTTAATGGGATCGACGTCACCGATCAAATCTGCCACCGAAACGTCCGGCGTGGCCAGCTTTTCGGTATAGCGATCGTCGCGGTGCAGCCAGGCGATTTCAGCATTGTCGCCCTGCTCGGCGAGCACATCTTTGGCATAGCGCGAAAGCGGCGCCAAAGGATCGTCGTGCAGCTCCGAATTTTTAATGTACGGAATGTATTCGTCCAGCAGGTTCACCATCATGCGTGCGATACGCGTCTTGGCCTGCCCGCGCAAGCCGAGGAAGTTGATGTTATGCATGGAAAGAATGGCTCTTTCCACATCCGGAATGACCGTTTCCTCATAACCCCAGATCCCCGGGAAGACATTCTCCTTGTTCCTGATCTTTTCAATCAGGTTATCTCTCAGCTCCTGCTTGATAGAACGCGACTGATAACCTGCTTTTTTTAGTTCACCGAGCGTTCGGATTCCCAACAGTTCTGTGCTTGTAAGCTTCGAGTAAGTCATGTATGAAATAGTGGATTAGCGCGCGTATGCCACAGACCGCATTTCACGGATTACCGTGATCTTGATCTGGCCGGGGTACTGCATTTCTTTTTCAATTTTTTGCGAGATGTCGAACGACAGCAAGCCCGCTTTTTCGTCGGACACATTGTCGGCGTCGATGATCACGCGTAGCTCGCGGCCCGCCTGGATCGCGTAGCATTTTTCCACGCCGTCGAACGACAGGGCGAGGTTTTCGAGGTCGCGGAGGCG includes:
- the recA gene encoding recombinase RecA, whose protein sequence is MAQATTDKDNKLKALQTTLEKLDKTYGKGTVMRLSDTKVLDIPVISTGSLGLDLALGVGGVPRGRIVEIYGPESSGKTTLSMHCIAEAQKKGGLAAFIDAEHAFDRTYAEKLGIDTSNLLISQPDSGEQALEIAEHLISSGAVDIIVIDSVAALVPRAELEGEMGESKMGLQARLMSQALRKLTGVINKTGCCCIFINQLREKIGVMFGNPETTTGGNALKYYASVRLDIRRVGQIKESADAILGNRTRVKVVKNKVAPPFKVVEFDIMYGEGVSKVGEIIDLAVELEIVKKSGSWFSYEGNRLGQGRDAVKALIKDNPELMEELEGKIRGLVNNDPDSLIDTSEPNVADDGSPE
- a CDS encoding aminopeptidase; the encoded protein is MIKKILLALLVIVVLLGVWQREVLTYAFLQAKGQIGILMQVEDVPDVLSDESFPDSLKARIRLIQEIKKFGVDSLGLTPSDNYTTFYNQHGRPLIWLITASERYKVQPHQWHFPIVGTFPYKGYFDSTRAVAEEKALIDKGLDTDIGEVSAWSTLGYLKDPILSSMLRRRDGSLANLILHELTHGTLFVKNNLELNENLASFVGDQGAIRFLKYKYGAESEQMRQYEYSKRYNDAYSQHMLRGAGRLDSLYKTFGPDPTPDAHRDSLKTKLITDIVNDTDTLLSGKRTLTNKSRWPDGKLPNNAYFISYLTYKSKQDTFRQEFEQKFGKDLKKYLNYLKGKYPSL
- a CDS encoding DUF3108 domain-containing protein yields the protein MKRSYTLLLAISTFALLFSFRQFDESAEMDRVVHNKSFGTGERVEYRVHYGFINAAEAKVEVGKAVSMINNRPCYRVNVVGRTVGAFDLISRVRDTWRSYIDTTAILPHMFERQIQENKYRKEETVYFNHSKDQAVSNIKDERKTYNVPNNIHDIISGYFFLRTINFDKVREGEIIEVPTFFDGEVYKLRVRYVGRDVIKTKFGKSKVLRLSPQIPSNKFFKGEEPMALWISDDSNKIPLKAEVDLKIGSLEMDLKSYKGLKKDIAWF
- a CDS encoding sigma 54-interacting transcriptional regulator yields the protein MTYSKLTSTELLGIRTLGELKKAGYQSRSIKQELRDNLIEKIRNKENVFPGIWGYEETVIPDVERAILSMHNINFLGLRGQAKTRIARMMVNLLDEYIPYIKNSELHDDPLAPLSRYAKDVLAEQGDNAEIAWLHRDDRYTEKLATPDVSVADLIGDVDPIKAATLKLPYSDERVIHFGLIPRSHRGIFVINELPDLQARIQVALFNILQEGDIQIRGFKLRLPLDIQFVFTANPEDYTNRGSIVTPLKDRIESQIVTHYPKTIETGKRITEQEAIVKPEQVGLVRVNELVKTLIEQIAFEARESEYVDAKSGVSARLTISAYESLLSTAERRALINAEDSTYVRISDLYGVVSAICGKVELVYEGEVEGPVIVAQNLIGKAIRTQFLNFFPDPEKSKKSKINPYAKVVEWFGAGNEMEMPADMTDREYIARLKTIDGLDDFVDMLSAYGDPEEKLFMMEFALHGMAEFSLVGKQALDQGMKFQDLVSSMFSGPGDEDYDFDEDDDDDRKPF